GTGCAGGatttctgctggtgcagcacgtATATTAAcgcatgtgttttgaaaaaaaaacatgttttccagtgacagcatCCTTTTAACAAGTGCAGTTTGTATTGGTCAGAGTGTCTAAACATCAGAGTATcactttgtgtatttatttttgaattcctgatatTAGATCTCTGCCTGTACAAGTGTGATTTGGAAAGGATTAGGGTGTAGCGGTAGatgtcaaattttgaattttgcttTAAATGTCAGGAGGTATATTTTAGGTCCcttttaatgatttttctttATCTAGGCCTCTGTCCACATTTGTAAGAAATGTCTATTTTTATAGGGGGTGTTCTATCATGTCTGCAGATCAGAAGGAACCAGAGAGGAAATGTTTACTACTCACCCATCTTATAATGAAGCCACATATTTGTCTTATTCTTTCCCTGTTTAATAACAGGCTCACCCAGGAACTGACATCTATCCAGTGGACatgtttaaccatttgaagagcTTAAATCCTATGTGGAAACAGGTCTATGAAATCAGAAAATACATTTCACCAATAATAAAGAATGCTGGCCTGAAGGGAGTACATCTGATCTGCTACTCACAGGGTGAGACCTTGTCTTCCTcctaatacattaaaataaaaaactgggtcaTATTAGGCTACCCCCCCCAATCCTCCCAGAACACATCCAGATGCACCTACTAACCACTCAAATGCAGCCCAAAACCACCACTTCTACCAACTCCTGGTTTATTATGTGTagactaaataaaaacaaattacacaCTTACCATTTTTTACTGTAGCCTGTCTTTTGAATTGGCTGTAAAACgtacaaaaatgtatattactaAACAGTCTTTGCACACAGGACTTTGTTGATAGTGCttaaataatgtatgtgtgtgttaaaaAATAGTGTATGTGTGATCTTTGGTGATCAAAGCTATtttccaataaactttattttattttcaactatttcaaatatatttttatatgaaaatgaCAACAGCAGTTTCTTTCTGTGCTTCCACATTGCCTTCCACACTTCTGATATGCTCCTTCTTTGCAGGTCTGTTAAAATGTTGTATTCTTTACTCTAAATGGCCCCAAACATGCCCGGAGTGGATCATTATCTCTCTAATAACACAGGGTTTGttgtctcctctctctccttctctctctagGAGGGTTGATTTGCCGTGGGCTGCTGGAGACAATGCCAGAACATAATGTGGATACGTTCATAGCTCTCTCCTCCCCTCTGATGGGACAATATGGAAGTGAGACTGAGTTATTCAACATATTTGCAGTTTGTTTCCTCTCCAGTGTCatgtttaatatatgtatatgagtTGCCCTTTTTAATTGTCTTAATACTGACTTTTTTTGTTatactacagtgaaacctcagttttatatattttatattttccctcATTATACAGTTGTTTTGTGGTCCTGCCTATAtactatgcataatacattttactgattttacattttcctggattttacatttttttctggtccccccaaaaacataaaatgggggttctactgtatatatgaacagtatgaatgtgcatttttttatttatagagcacTACTTGAgaacacagcactgtacagcagaacaataaatggaTAGAACAAACGGGATCATTGCAATAATCAATACAAATTAGCACTACTCACAGAAATAGCCCTGTTCCCTGACAACAActaaccccccctcccctcccttttttttttttttttcctcttctctcttcttttcttttcttcctgtctcttttctttctaaaaatgttgtgtataacgaatgttgtttttctgtgtttgtctttttctttctcgaaaaaataataaaaaaagtaaaatagtaaaaaaaaaaaaaaaaaattagaacaatgtacattaataaatacaaataaatagaaagtaaatttacaataaagattaaaggggtggttcacctttaagttatcttttagtatgttatagaatggctacttctaagcaacttttcaattggccttcatgttttattcttttatagtttttgaattatttgccttcttcttctgactctttccagattttaaattggggtcactgacacattattactcatctatttatatcctagtctcttattcaaatcaatgtatggttgctagggtaatttgtatcctagcaaccagatttctgaaattgcaaactggaaagctgtcaaataaaaagttaactcaaaaaccacaagtaataaaacatgaaagccaactgcaaattgtgtcagaatatcactctctacaccatactaaaaatgtatttaaaggtgcacaacccctttaagagcttagtgtcaaggagacaagaggatggaggtcctgcctgtagagcttacaatcttaatgTATCTAAATATATGCATGCTTCCATGATGCAGCTACTATTTGcacatattttattaacatgttgaTGTATATATTATGAAGGGCTAAAATGAACATGTTTTATTCTGACAATAAAGAGTAGCATTACATTTTAGCCAGGTTAAATCTGAAACAATCCTTTTGATggtgaactacaaatcccatcatctCTGACAAGCCAAAGGCTATGATCTAATCTCTGGACAGGCTGTTATTACAGGTTGGGGAGGGGCAGTAAATCCAAACAAGTATTTACTGTTAATTAATTAAAAGACCATGTTGTAATATCTACATTTACCCGTGTAGATGTCTACTATCTGACAATAATGCATGAAGTGCGCAGAATTGTAACCGTGTTCACCAAGGATATTGATCtgaattaactttaataaatctattCTCTCCCTTGTAGTGACATTATATGTGCAAAAAGCTTTACCGCTTGTTAATATATCAGCTCTGCAAGAAGTGTGTTACAGAAAGTTCTTTAAGGAGATATCTATCTGCGGCTATTGGAGAGGTAAGGAATAAGTGAAGCGACTCAACTGAGATATCTGGGGATGTAAGAGGAATCAGTCAGATGCGATTGTGGAATGCAGGGGTCAGGTAGAACAGAGATTCATATTTATTAGCGGGACAATAAGTATCCAAAGGAAGTCAGATTGCTGTGTTGCCTTGTAAAGGGCCTTGAGCTCACTGAGGACACAGAAATGAAAATCTGGTTCAATAAACGGTTtgtctataaatgtatttgaGTGCTGTGACTTTAAAACATGCCCTCAGCTCCACTTCCTGAAGTATGGTAAGCCATTAGGGTCAGTTATGCTATGAATGAACCAATGCgataacccttagcaaccaatcagcaattaggttTGAACATGTGAAAATGAATGCAAACTTCTGCTCGGTTGTTATGAGTAACTGCACTGGAGCAATTTATTGCTATGGACTATGATCAATAATGAGATATTCATGAGCTGTAAGTGTAAATAACAGGCCTAAtatcattatcctttatttatatagacctggcATATCCTGCTGTGAttaacagagattatacatcattcacatcagtccttgccctGGAGGAGCTCCTATTCCGTTTATACACACTCctaattttatcaggagtcagttAACTTAATTATATGTTTTTGAAGTGTAGATCTGTTGGCGTGTGGTTGCTACAATTTtcctattaaaaaacaaaagtgttcttACTTAGATTGTATAGACTGCAAATAAAACTGGGATACATTTTGCACACAGATCCACATCGCTATGAGAAGTACCTGGAATATAGTGCTTTTTTGCCAAAATTAAACAACGAGTTACTGGACAGCAATTCCACAGGTAGGTAAATGCACAAACACACCAACAGACACACAATCACACTTCTAGTCTTGCACCTCTTTAGTATATATCCAACGCCCATAGTTTTAATtcacaagggctcatttactaatatagCTGTTCAATCACACATGTGCAGATACCATAGATTCAGCAGGTGATTTTGATCAATCTACTATAAATTAagagcaatcatctgattggttgccataggcaGCTGCTCTGTTGCCATTCAGCACATATCTTTGTAAATTAGATGATCATGAACATTTTTTAGCTGCACTTGTAAGTGCTTCTTTATTCTACGTCACTGATAGCAGCTGTTGGCCAGTGCTTCAGTTTCCCATCATGGCAGGCATATCTACAAACTCttctattttatgttttcccttttctatgATGATGTTGTTgaatcacatactgtacattactcCCTTTGTCTTGTGCTACACCCCCCAAATATTTCCTATTGCTTTTGATTATAGAGCTAACTTAAATGTTCTGCTCCTGCACATCCTCTTTGTAATTATGCCAATGGTCACTCAAACACTCCATTTCTCATTCCACAGAAAGGAAAAGGAACTTCTTGCGTCTACGCAAATTGGTTCTAATTGGGGGTCCAGATGACGAGGTTATTGCTCCGTGGCAGTCCAGGTAAGTAGAAATGAAGGAACCTTAAAGATAGGTGTTTACTGCAGGAGTTTTTCTTGCAACTGTGCACCCAAAACCCCTAGAACATAAGTGATAGGACAGGCTGAATCAGCACATTGGCACGAAGTGCAAAATTTAATTTGTGCCCAATTTTATGTTTTGCACCAGCATTCCTAAATGTACCcattcaatgatttttttattgcagcCACTTTGGATTTTATAATGAAAAGGAGGAGGTTGTGAATATGAAGGATCAAATGGTTTGTATTTtcctatttttcctttatttttgaaTGCCTTCCCGCATTGCTTGTAGCACCTGCTGCACACGCAAGAATAACAACAGATTGCTCCTGCCCTGTATTAACTATGAGGAGTGATCTCTttctatacatgtatatattgaaTTCCATAATGGGGCAGAGGTCTGGCATTGATGCATGTATGGGGGAACAAAGGGAGAGGGCTTGTTATTAAAGCAAAGGACACAGAcattgtaataaaacagcaccacaTCTGATAATACACCGGAGACTCCTACATCTTCTACATACATATGGGCGGGATTAATTCTCTACTGCAGTTCctgtttataataataaacataatcaTATTTCTTTCTCTGCATTTCATCTCTTCCATTCACTTTCCCCAAGATCACAAGCAGATGGGACAGTACCACATTCATGGAACTCTGTATAAGCTAAATTACTTTCTTTGTACCCTGTTGGTTCCTTCATTGTGATTCTTCTCTATTCCTCTAATTTCATAGGTATACCAGAAAGATACCTTTGGACTTCAGTCATTGGATGGCAGAGGAGCAATTACTATATATTCAGTCCCAGGGGTCTTGCATGCTTCATGGCCGAACaatcaaacagtttttaaaaattacattgaaaAGTGGCTTACTTAAGCATTTTTtgcttaatttgcatttttttgtatctTCAATTCTATGGCTTTCCAGCACATAACTACATCTCTccctatgtttttttaaaggtttttatttagcatattacatttctccctatgttacctttttattattaaattcttgCATGCTTCAGTGATGAGTAAGAATTCTGTTATACGGGGTTATGCACACAGGTAGTGCAGAATCAGGTATCCTGATGGAGGTTATATTGAGTTCTCATTTATACTGAAGCCTCTGGATCAGATATATGTGAGACATTCAAAAGCTTTTATCTCTAAGATTTTtctgaactctttttttttttttttaagttcgggtagtttattgagaGAATAAAGTAAGCAGTTTACAGTGTAAAGACAAAGTAAGGAAAAACATTGTGTCACATGTTACATGTCTAGATCAAGCAGGATGAAAGGAGCATATCATACAACATACATTTCGTCATGAGTATAACAGTTCACAACAATGTCTAGACTCCCTCCTATGAGGGATTCATAAATAGTCAGACAAGTGAAATACATATACCAGTTACCTGTCCTGTACCCTAATTTGACTTAAACCGCTAGTGGTTGTCTTGGGTGTAGGGGGTAAATGTCAGTCCAGGGTCCCCAAATCCTATGGAATTTGGTGGGGGCTCCCCTTTTTAAGTACATTAGATATTCAGTTGTACAGGTATCCTGCATTATTGCTTTCCAGGTAGAGAAGGTAGGAGGAGTCACAGCTCTCCAGTTCTGGGTAATTAATCTCTTGGCTAGTAACAGTGCCTCTAGGAGGAACAGGGATTTATATTGATTCAGTTTTAAGTCCTGAATTATGGCCAACATGCAAGTAAtaggtgttctggctattgtcaCCTGAAGCACCCCTTCCAATGTATCCAGTATTTCCGTCCAGTACGCAGTAAGCTTTATGCAGCTCCACAGCATTTGTATCAGAGTTCCCCTGTCCAAAGCACATCTAGTACAAACATCAGGGGTGTTGGCATTAATGTAGTGAAGTCTGACAGGGGTGTAGTAAGCCCTGTGAAGAATATATAGTTGGATTAGCTGTAGTCTATAGTTGGGGGATACTAACTGAGGGGATTCTTGTGCTTCTTGCCATTCCTCATTTAGGATTGTGCCCACATCCACCTCCCATTTAGAGCATAGTCCATCTAAATTATTTCCGTGAACTTCTTGTAGCAACTTAGCATATAACATGGTGATCAAACCTTTAGTATGTCCCCTTTTAATATAGACTAGAAAGGGGTGCGTGGACAGTGATAAATCATGGCGCTTGTGAGTAATAGTGAGAGCGCGGCTGAGCTCATGAAAAGTCAACCATTGGTTACATTGGATCTGGAATTGGTCTCTCAATTGAGCAAAGGAGACTAGTTTGCCGTCCTGCCATATATCACCTAAGGTATTCACCCCTAGGTCCGACCAAAGACTCATTGGGCCTAGCTTTGCCAAGAAGGGGTAATTTTGGTTGTTCCATAGTGGCGTAAGCGGGTCAGTGGGAGGAGACTTCAAAAGCACACTAGCCACTTTCTACACCTTACGTAGGGAGTTGATGGGGGGGGAAAGTAATGACTGAGATGTAGTGACAGATTTCCCTAGAATCCAGCTTATTAGGTTATCAGGGAAGCCAGTCAAGCGAGCCCAAAGTGAATGTAGCACTCGGTGACGCAAACCTTCCACCCACGTAGTGAGGTGGGACAGTTGTGCTGCCAGGTAGTATAAATACATATCTGGAAGGGCCAGGCCAGCTTTACTTCTAGCACACATCAATGTTTCAAGCTTTAGTTGTGGCCTGGAATGAGCCCACACCAGTTGCCTAAatatagcatttattttaaaaaatagagtTTGGTATCCATACAGGGGCTTGTTGTAGTACATAGAGTAGTTTGGGCAATATATTCATCTTTATAAGATGGATCCGCCCTGTAGGGCCTACCGGGAGATTAGCCCACGACTTAAGCTTTTGAGACACTGAACTCTTTAATAACCTGGAATATAGGACGGCTATGAATCCTAGGGCAATAAAGCTGGAGTGTATACAAAGTATATTGGCTGGCAGTCATTAAGGAtgtacagcagtggtccccaaccagtagctcgtgagcaacatgttctcttgagaaaggtcccaatagggaccaaaATGTCATGTCGGttacacatgcatatatatatatatatatatacatacatacacacacgcacacacacactccttTACTCCTGCATAAAGTCGATTTCACTGTGAAAATGCGAGTGTTGCTCTGAAATCTGCTGTGTGTGTCTCCAGCCAAGCCATGCATGTGAAGGCAGATACAGGAGCTTCAAGAGGAATATACTGAACGCTTGGTCTCTTAACCAGATCTCGGCATTATTACTATTTGGATAAAACTCTTGGGCTCACTCCAGGCTAATAAACAAGTGCTGCTCCTGCCTAATCTCACCATTCAGAATCATGGCTTCTTTCGCTGTCTCTAGCACTGCCAGAATGGCCGACACCACTCTTTTTCCTTTCGGAGTTATCCCTATTCTGATCAACTTTAACGACATAAGTGAACAAAAACATGTTGTACCACATTACAT
The sequence above is a segment of the Xenopus laevis strain J_2021 chromosome 8L, Xenopus_laevis_v10.1, whole genome shotgun sequence genome. Coding sequences within it:
- the ppt2l.L gene encoding lysosomal thioesterase PPT2-B precursor, which gives rise to MRGYLLLLPLLLCLVDNSVSYKPVILVHGLLSSSKSFDKLIQFIKKAHPGTDIYPVDMFNHLKSLNPMWKQVYEIRKYISPIIKNAGLKGVHLICYSQGGLICRGLLETMPEHNVDTFIALSSPLMGQYGMTLYVQKALPLVNISALQEVCYRKFFKEISICGYWRDPHRYEKYLEYSAFLPKLNNELLDSNSTERKRNFLRLRKLVLIGGPDDEVIAPWQSSHFGFYNEKEEVVNMKDQMVYQKDTFGLQSLDGRGAITIYSVPGVLHASWPNNQTVFKNYIEKWLT